The following coding sequences lie in one Rutidosis leptorrhynchoides isolate AG116_Rl617_1_P2 chromosome 4, CSIRO_AGI_Rlap_v1, whole genome shotgun sequence genomic window:
- the LOC139842389 gene encoding uncharacterized protein, with the protein MCKPYRKSDFDHHYAILPRRILDSARTLTTVGINRWSRNHADRVRYAYLTSNSAESMNALSVHARKLPITMLLEFFRASVQQWFWEHRNTADGLTTPVTPYAERKLGKRNRKSISWTAKPISQVKFEVLDMKKGGKVNLQDKTYTCKQWQFSGIPCGHVMALARYFVLRNVATHVQKYFHTETYKSAYMEDINPLDHISEWIDPGHLQTVLPPLVTKRQSGRPKSTARIPSQGEDKDNFKSKRKCSRCLEYGHTRSTCTAHYDLSEGKQKSKCNSKTKAKLKGLVKGKGKGKHEDSCSTQFGSTYNLSDD; encoded by the coding sequence ATGTGCAAACCGTATAGAAAATCTGATTTTGATCACCACTATGCTATACTACCACGACGTATCCTAGACAGTGCACGTACACTCACTACTGTTGGCATCAACAGATGGTCTAGAAATCATGCAGATCGTGTTCGGTATGCTTACCTAACTTCTAATAGTGCAGAGTCAATGAACGCACTGTCAGTTCATGCGAGGAAACTCCCGATTACAATGCTTCTTGAATTCTTTAGAGCTTCAGTTCAACAATGGTTTTGGGAACACCGAAACACTGCTGATGGTTTAACAACACCTGTCACACCATATGCAGAGCGTAAGCTTGGTAAAAGAAATCGTAAGTCTATTAGTTGGACTGCCAAACCGATATCACAAGTTAAGTTTGAGGTATTGGATATGAAAAAAGGCGGTAAAGTCAATCTACAAGATAAAACTTACACATGTAAACAATGGCAGTTTTCCGGTATACCCTGTGGACATGTAATGGCACTAGCAAGGTATTTTGTCCTACGTAACGTTGCTACACACGTTCAGAAGTATTTCCACACTGAAACGTACAAGTCGGCATACATGGAAGATATTAACCCGCTAGATCATATTTCTGAATGGATAGATCCAGGACACCTACAAACCGTCCTACCGCCATTGGTTACAAAGCGACAATCGGGTAGACCGAAGAGTACTGCTCGTATACCGTCCCAAGGAGAGGACAAAGATAATTTCAAATCTAAAAGAAAATGCAGTCGTTGCTTGGAATATGGACATACTAGATCAACTTGCACCGCACATTATGATCTTTCTGAAGGTAAACAAAAGTCCAAGTGTAACTCAAAAACAAAGGCAAAGCTGAAGGGGTTGGTAAAGGGCAAGGGTAAAGGAAAACATGAAGACTCATGCTCAACACAATTTGGCTCCACTTACAATTTGAGTGATGATTAG